GCGACCAGCTCCTTTCCGGTACCAGATTCTCCATACACAAAAACATTATCATCGGTGGTCGCCGCCTTGACAATAAGCTCAAAGACATCCTGCATGGCCTGACAATTGCCGATGATATTTTTGAATTTATAGCGATCACGTATCGTCGAGCGCAGCAGAAGATTCTCATTACGAAGCCTCTCCTCCATATTTTTAAATACCGTGAAGTCTGCTAAGAATCCTTCAACCGACGCGCCTCCATCTTCATCATGAGAGAGCACTTGGGCCTTATCGAAAACCCATTTCATTTCGCCGGCCGCGGTCATGACCCGATATTCGCATTCATATGGCTTGTTCTCACTGATTGCCAGGCGAGCTCTTTCATGCAGGCGTTCCAGGTCATCGGGATGAATCAGATGTTTCAATTCAAATAAATCGTTTCCGATAAAAAAAGAAGGCTCATGACCAAAAATCTGCCTGCACCCTTCACTGACAAAATTAACCCGCCAGGAGTTTTTTGATATGGTTATCCTGTAAGCCATTCCCGGCAAATTACGCAACAGTGCTGAGAGGCGACGCTCACTTCTTAAAACCTGACGCTCAGCCCGCTTAACCCTGGTGACATCCCGAATAGATTCTATCGCCCCGACTACCTGACCCTCATGATCCAGAATAGGCCCGGCCGTGACCCAGATTTCTCCACCCTCTCCATTATACAGATCGGGAATAACTCGCTCGGCCAGGATCTTTTTTTCTTCAACCTGGATGGCATGATCCCGGAAGAGATCCTTTACCTTTTCAGAACCCCGGATATCCTTGTTAAGGACTCCCTCGAGAATCAGCTGCAGCAGAAGAGGTTCTGAAGAGGTATAAAATTTTTTCAGATACGGCTTGAAATTTTTGCCCATCACCGTACTCTTCGTCACCCCGGTCATATCAACCATGGCACGGTTCCAGGCGATGATGTTTTCGCTGGTATCTACTACAGAAATTGGATATGGGAGAAAATCGATTATATCGGCCAGCTGCTTTCTCGAAGTCTCGAGCTCCATGGTCCGCTGGCGGACCAGTTCTTCAAGCATCAGCCGGTATTTTTCAAGCTGCTCTTCAATCTTTCTCTTTTCTGTGATGTCTCTCGCTGTCCCTTCCACAGCAATGACTTGACCATCATCGTCGAATATCGGAATTTCAATGGTAACGAAACGCCTCAGTGCCCCGCTTTTGTGATAAATCTCCATCTCATAAGGTGGTTGACGCACCCCCTGGCAGGAAAGCCGTGTCGACTGCTCCGCAATTTTATTGATCTCGTTTGGTGTCCAGAGTTCATCAGCCTTCATGCCGATATATTCATCAGGCGCAAAACCGAGAATGTTGCCGTAGGATGGGCTGATAAAAGTGAACCGGCCCTCCTTGTCATGACGATAAAAGAGGAATTCTTCCTTGAGATTATCCAGCATCCTGGCGTAGCGCCCTTCGCTTTCCAACAACGCCTGCGAAAGTTTCTCGTTTTCAGCAACTTTTGATTCGAGTTCTTTTTCAAGAGAGAGAACCTGTGCCGCTGTTTGCCTGTTCGCCATAGTAACCTCCTGATATATAGCGGTTTTAGCTAGACCAGCAGCTTCGCCCATTATTATCGCTAACTATACTGGATGGACACTACAGAATGATCAGATCCTGTCGCTGCCCATATTGCATACAATATTAATCCCTATTTGTAAATGATAGAGCACGACAAAAAGGGTCAAGAAGGCAACATTAGGGACCAACCTGACCCATTTCTGCGATCAGAAACGTGAAATTTCACATCCCGCCCCTGCTTCCACTGCACCACTACTCCACTTTTATAACTTACCGGGGAACCTTGGTATATATTTTGCTTACCTTCGCGGGTAGATTACATGCAATGCAGTCGTGTGATCCCTGATGTATATCCCGCTGCCATGAAGTGGAGACTGCGATTCACCGCACTTCGGCTTCAGAGGCAATCATTTAAGAATGAAATAGTAATGGAGACAAACAATTATGATCGTCGGTATTCTCAAAGAAATTAAATCAGAAGAAAATCGTGTCTGCATGACTCCCGCAGGGGTAGAAGTACTCAAGCAAAATGGTCATACCGTTCTGGTAGAGCAAGATGCCGGGCAGGGCAGCGGCTTTTCAGATCAGGCATTCATCAGCGCCGGCGCGACCATCATCTCGTCACCAGAGGGGATCTATGCCGAGGCCGATATGGTCATGCATGTAAAAGAGCCGCAGCCGTCTGAATACGAAATGATTCGCCCAGGCCAGATAGTTTTCACCTATCTTCATCTGGCCGCGGATCAACGCCAGACCGAAGCACTGATCAACCGGCGCTCTGTCAATATCGCTTATGAAACGATCCAGAAAGACGATGGCTCGCTCCCCCTGCTGACGCCTATGAGCGAGGTCGCCGGTCGAATGGCCATCCAGGAAGGTGCCAAATATCTGGAGATGGCGCAGGGTGGCTCCGGTGTTCTTTTGGGTGGTATACCAGGGGTCGATCCGGGAACAGTTATGGTCATTGGAGGCGGTGTTGTGGGTGTCAACGCCGCCAAAATGGCCTGCGGACTAGGCGCCAAAGTCTATATCCTGGATATGAACCTTGACCGGTTGCGCTATCTGTCCGATGTCATGCCTGCCAATTGCATACCGCTTATGTCCAGCCCGGAAACAATCCGTCACCTCTCCACAAAGGCGGATGTAGTGGTAGGCGCGGTTCTGATTCCCGGGACCAAGGCCCCAAAACTTATTACCAAAGACATGCTCAAAACCATGAAACCTGGATCTGTTATCGTGGATGTAGCCATCGACCAGGGGGGCTGTTTTGAAACCTCCAAAGCAACCACCCATGGTAACCCGATTTATACCGTCGATAAGGTCATCCATTATTGCGTCGCGAATATGCCGGGTGGAGTCGCCAGAACATCTACCCTGGGCCTGACCAACGCCACGCTTCCTTATGTAGTACAGATCGCCAACAAGGGCTGGGAACAGGCAATGCTTGAAAACCAGGAAATAAGACGGGGGGCCAATGTGATTGATGGTCATATTACCTATGAGGGCGTGGCCCAGGCCTTTGATATGCCGTACACCCCTATCGATACACTGCTGAATAAATAATGTATCCTGATTACCCCTAATCCTCAGCTCAAGGTCGGGAC
This Desulfopila inferna DNA region includes the following protein-coding sequences:
- a CDS encoding sigma 54-interacting transcriptional regulator, whose translation is MANRQTAAQVLSLEKELESKVAENEKLSQALLESEGRYARMLDNLKEEFLFYRHDKEGRFTFISPSYGNILGFAPDEYIGMKADELWTPNEINKIAEQSTRLSCQGVRQPPYEMEIYHKSGALRRFVTIEIPIFDDDGQVIAVEGTARDITEKRKIEEQLEKYRLMLEELVRQRTMELETSRKQLADIIDFLPYPISVVDTSENIIAWNRAMVDMTGVTKSTVMGKNFKPYLKKFYTSSEPLLLQLILEGVLNKDIRGSEKVKDLFRDHAIQVEEKKILAERVIPDLYNGEGGEIWVTAGPILDHEGQVVGAIESIRDVTRVKRAERQVLRSERRLSALLRNLPGMAYRITISKNSWRVNFVSEGCRQIFGHEPSFFIGNDLFELKHLIHPDDLERLHERARLAISENKPYECEYRVMTAAGEMKWVFDKAQVLSHDEDGGASVEGFLADFTVFKNMEERLRNENLLLRSTIRDRYKFKNIIGNCQAMQDVFELIVKAATTDDNVFVYGESGTGKELVAQAIHDTSARKDKNFIAVNCAAIPENLIESEFFGTARGAFTGANADKKGYLEAAGGGTLFLDEIGDISPNLQVKLLRAIDGGGFSPVGSRRLIRPDLRIIAASNKDLQLLVGTDNIRQDFFFRIHVIPIHLPPLRERGDDIFILINHFLKEYGSSHSIASLSSEELETLKNYPWPGNIRELQNALRRFITMKNLDFMQVPGMQRQKETGYVDSPVPRNGQNLKDTLIEVEKKVIMEALEQTRWNKSKAAKELGVSRKTLFRKMKVCGLK
- the ald gene encoding alanine dehydrogenase, which produces MIVGILKEIKSEENRVCMTPAGVEVLKQNGHTVLVEQDAGQGSGFSDQAFISAGATIISSPEGIYAEADMVMHVKEPQPSEYEMIRPGQIVFTYLHLAADQRQTEALINRRSVNIAYETIQKDDGSLPLLTPMSEVAGRMAIQEGAKYLEMAQGGSGVLLGGIPGVDPGTVMVIGGGVVGVNAAKMACGLGAKVYILDMNLDRLRYLSDVMPANCIPLMSSPETIRHLSTKADVVVGAVLIPGTKAPKLITKDMLKTMKPGSVIVDVAIDQGGCFETSKATTHGNPIYTVDKVIHYCVANMPGGVARTSTLGLTNATLPYVVQIANKGWEQAMLENQEIRRGANVIDGHITYEGVAQAFDMPYTPIDTLLNK